A genome region from Thermococcus sp. includes the following:
- the upp gene encoding uracil phosphoribosyltransferase, which yields MKAERWDGVYSFEDSPFLMEILTELRDERTGPIAFRKGLVKLGRYMAYELTKTMDVERIPVKTSLEETEGVIVKDRRNVVIITVLRAAIPLMEGLIKVLEHARVGIISASRGKAPKFEIEMNYVKIPEIKPEDTVIVADPMIATGSTLIKVLDEVKRYGKPKRLVVLGVLAAPEGIERIKAEHPEVEIFVAKVDRELNDKGYILPGLGDAGDRAFGAPVKLQ from the coding sequence ATGAAGGCCGAAAGGTGGGATGGCGTTTACTCCTTTGAGGACAGCCCCTTTTTGATGGAAATACTGACCGAACTGAGGGACGAGAGAACGGGGCCGATAGCATTCAGAAAGGGCCTCGTAAAGCTCGGTCGCTACATGGCCTACGAGCTGACGAAGACTATGGACGTCGAGAGAATTCCCGTGAAGACGTCCCTTGAGGAAACGGAAGGCGTAATCGTCAAGGACAGGCGCAACGTCGTCATAATAACCGTTCTTCGCGCAGCCATACCACTGATGGAGGGCCTCATCAAGGTCCTCGAACATGCGCGCGTCGGCATCATCTCCGCCTCCCGCGGAAAGGCGCCGAAGTTTGAGATTGAGATGAACTACGTTAAAATCCCAGAGATAAAACCTGAAGACACCGTTATCGTAGCCGACCCCATGATAGCGACTGGCTCAACGCTGATTAAGGTTCTCGACGAGGTCAAGCGCTACGGGAAGCCGAAGAGACTCGTTGTCCTTGGCGTTCTCGCCGCTCCAGAGGGGATAGAGAGAATAAAGGCAGAACACCCAGAGGTTGAAATATTCGTGGCAAAGGTTGACAGGGAGCTAAACGATAAAGGCTACATACTCCCCGGCTTAGGTGACGCCGGAGACAGGGCCTTTGGGGCACCGGTTAAACTTCAGTAA
- a CDS encoding DUF2334 domain-containing protein, protein MKRLLVFVIFLLVFLSSSSLSSPAYIQPFGRFAILVHDVSPAYLPQLGNITAVINEYGLQNRTYLFVIPDHGGMMPMWKYSTFMDFLRELKREGYHIELHGYTHIGDEFNCNASVAEKKLELGLRALSYLNLTPKYFIAPRYSLSRPALDVLLEHNITVLGENFIYFPNGTTKPIYNHEYTWYTPTLLLPYELTSAESSYENTNWTFFLSIHPEAVNNKAGMEFLRKFLGFVSKSGLG, encoded by the coding sequence ATGAAGAGACTGCTCGTGTTCGTCATATTTCTCTTGGTTTTCTTATCCTCAAGTTCCCTGTCGAGTCCGGCCTATATTCAACCCTTTGGGCGTTTTGCCATACTCGTCCACGACGTCAGCCCTGCTTATCTTCCACAGCTGGGGAACATAACTGCCGTTATAAATGAGTACGGTCTTCAAAACAGAACTTACCTCTTCGTTATCCCTGACCACGGCGGAATGATGCCGATGTGGAAGTACAGCACTTTTATGGACTTTCTCAGGGAGTTAAAGCGTGAGGGTTACCATATTGAGCTACATGGATACACCCATATTGGAGATGAGTTCAACTGCAACGCAAGTGTCGCCGAGAAGAAGCTCGAACTGGGCTTAAGGGCCCTTTCCTATCTCAACCTCACGCCAAAGTACTTCATAGCCCCAAGGTATTCCCTTTCAAGGCCAGCCCTGGATGTTCTCCTTGAGCACAATATCACGGTCCTTGGGGAGAATTTCATCTACTTTCCGAACGGAACTACTAAGCCCATCTACAACCACGAATACACGTGGTATACCCCCACGTTGCTTCTTCCATACGAGCTCACGAGTGCCGAAAGCTCCTATGAGAACACGAACTGGACGTTTTTCCTCTCAATCCACCCGGAGGCCGTTAACAACAAAGCCGGGATGGAGTTTTTAAGGAAGTTCCTGGGGTTCGTTTCAAAAAGTGGCCTCGGCTAA
- a CDS encoding alpha/beta fold hydrolase, with product MLVEVLIFLFLLFIAFSAFIAYKLVKPPRFIKNWTPEDFGYKYEDVTIETRDGLKLSAWWVPNEKDSTVIPLHGYTRSRWDEVYMKQTTEFLLREGYSVLVFDFRAHGKSEGNYTTVGERELVDVISAVDWLEKNHPEKAGKIGLVGFSMGAVVTIRALAEDERVTCGVADSPPIYLDRTGARGLKYFANLPEWLYAFVKPFTKLFSGAKELNMLAYAEKIRKPLLLIAGEKDPLVKVDEVKEFYERNKKVNPNVELWVTDSPHVRTLKFHPEEWKAKVGDFLRRHL from the coding sequence GTGTTGGTTGAAGTTTTAATTTTTCTATTTCTGCTCTTCATAGCTTTTTCTGCCTTTATTGCCTACAAACTGGTCAAACCACCACGCTTTATCAAGAACTGGACGCCGGAAGACTTTGGCTACAAATATGAAGACGTTACCATCGAAACAAGGGACGGGCTTAAGCTCAGCGCCTGGTGGGTTCCCAACGAGAAGGACTCGACGGTTATTCCTTTGCACGGCTATACGAGGAGCAGGTGGGATGAAGTCTACATGAAACAGACCACTGAGTTCCTACTCAGGGAAGGCTACAGCGTTCTCGTCTTTGATTTCCGTGCCCACGGGAAGAGCGAGGGTAACTACACCACAGTTGGAGAGAGGGAACTCGTTGACGTTATCTCTGCCGTGGACTGGCTGGAAAAGAACCACCCGGAGAAGGCCGGAAAAATAGGTTTGGTTGGCTTTTCAATGGGTGCGGTGGTAACGATAAGGGCCCTCGCTGAGGACGAGCGAGTTACCTGCGGCGTCGCGGATTCACCGCCGATTTATCTTGATAGAACGGGTGCGCGCGGTTTGAAATACTTTGCCAACCTCCCGGAGTGGCTCTACGCCTTTGTCAAGCCCTTCACAAAGCTTTTCAGCGGTGCGAAGGAGCTCAACATGCTAGCCTACGCTGAAAAAATCAGAAAACCTCTCCTCCTCATAGCGGGTGAAAAGGACCCCCTCGTGAAGGTTGATGAGGTCAAAGAGTTCTATGAGAGGAACAAAAAGGTGAACCCGAACGTGGAGCTCTGGGTCACTGATTCGCCCCACGTCAGAACGCTGAAGTTTCACCCCGAGGAGTGGAAAGCGAAGGTCGGTGACTTCCTGAGGAGGCACCTCTAG
- a CDS encoding MFS transporter, translated as MKREFSWGTVLGLALLGFSMSTGWALNKGLSFKLLQNEYTNSAFVIGAVLSLQGLMGIFVPILMGYYSDKSRFGRGRRTPFILAGGIFAGFVVLGVYFSYIAKVPLLAFAAMLALFYFAMYFYVAQYRSLMPDVIPSGERGRASGIITLFEWAGNLFLFGSLAFLIIEATKKTNIKNEINALIQAGYMWVPFAVVSGFLMLSALVVYMKVREPTLPEEMPEEGLTAYLRSIVSDKDFLKFYSAQILWWMSFEFVAVFLFGILESVLGTKDVTALGNAIMALFNVLVLVGAVVGGVLYDRMGRRKSIVLGGIIFLVPFLAGWFVYTKVQITALIGIAGIGWGMLMATSWPVIGDLLTKYEREAFNGRYYGFFEATKSFPILIAGLVGGAIVQLAGGNYRVLFPVGAIFVIIALPLIWGMKNLDVVSEDKPDIEDIEETEVGV; from the coding sequence ATGAAACGGGAATTTAGCTGGGGAACCGTTTTGGGACTGGCCCTCTTGGGCTTTAGTATGAGTACAGGATGGGCCCTAAACAAGGGACTTTCCTTTAAGTTGCTTCAGAATGAGTACACCAATTCCGCCTTTGTGATTGGTGCTGTGCTTTCACTTCAAGGGCTGATGGGAATCTTTGTTCCAATTCTAATGGGATACTACAGTGACAAGAGCCGTTTTGGCAGGGGACGGAGAACGCCCTTTATTCTTGCTGGTGGTATCTTTGCTGGCTTTGTAGTCCTTGGTGTTTACTTCAGCTACATAGCAAAGGTTCCATTGCTGGCTTTTGCAGCGATGCTCGCGCTGTTCTACTTCGCCATGTACTTCTACGTTGCCCAGTACCGTTCACTGATGCCGGATGTTATCCCAAGTGGCGAGCGCGGAAGGGCGAGCGGTATAATAACGCTCTTTGAGTGGGCGGGTAACCTCTTCCTGTTTGGAAGCTTAGCATTTTTAATAATTGAGGCAACCAAGAAAACAAACATTAAAAACGAAATAAACGCCCTAATACAGGCAGGATACATGTGGGTTCCCTTTGCTGTTGTCTCTGGATTCCTGATGCTCTCAGCGCTCGTCGTCTATATGAAGGTTAGAGAACCCACCTTACCCGAGGAAATGCCGGAAGAGGGCCTTACAGCGTATCTCCGTTCAATAGTTTCCGACAAAGACTTCTTGAAGTTCTATTCGGCTCAAATACTATGGTGGATGAGCTTCGAGTTCGTGGCTGTCTTCCTCTTTGGAATCCTCGAATCAGTTCTTGGAACAAAGGATGTCACTGCCCTTGGAAACGCAATAATGGCTCTTTTCAATGTCCTTGTACTTGTAGGTGCCGTTGTTGGGGGAGTACTCTACGACAGAATGGGCAGGAGGAAGTCCATTGTTCTCGGGGGAATAATCTTCTTGGTGCCCTTCCTCGCGGGCTGGTTTGTTTACACCAAAGTACAGATAACGGCTTTGATTGGAATAGCCGGAATAGGTTGGGGAATGTTGATGGCTACATCCTGGCCTGTCATTGGTGACCTTCTCACTAAGTACGAGCGTGAAGCATTTAACGGCCGCTATTACGGCTTCTTTGAGGCAACAAAATCCTTCCCGATACTGATAGCCGGTCTGGTCGGTGGTGCAATAGTTCAGCTTGCGGGAGGTAATTATAGAGTCCTTTTCCCCGTTGGTGCCATATTTGTAATAATTGCCCTGCCCCTTATTTGGGGAATGAAGAACCTCGATGTTGTCTCTGAAGACAAGCCCGATATAGAAGACATTGAAGAAACGGAAGTGGGGGTATGA